The DNA segment AGGTGAGTTTTTTTAATTTTACCAAACTCTTTTAGATGAAACGATGGAAAAGCCTAACAAATCGCTAAAGCCGACGGTGCTTCGCACCGCAGCTTAGCTCAACCGTTAGCCGGCAAATATCCCGGCAGAGGAGCGTTGCTATGAAGAAAAGATACTTCGGTTTGATCGCGGTAGTGTTGTGCCTCTCTCTACTTGTCGGTTGCGGTAAGAAGGAAGCCCCATAAACACCGGATTCGTAAGGCACGAAAAGCCCTGCTTCGAAAACCAAGGCCCCCGAATCAAAGAATGACTATGACAATGCTCCTCCCCAGCCGCCTGTCCCGCCAGCCGGGCAACCGGTCGTCGAGGAGTCCGGTTGGATGGAGGCGGTCTACGAGGGAGTCGTGGATCTGTCGAAGAAGGAACAGACGCAGTTTGGTGGTCTGCTCGTTCTTCACGCAACACGAACCTACGCCGTGGAGTTTCATCCTCAGTGTGTATTTGAGAACCTGCGGCGCGACGAGATGGTAGGTGGTGAGGAGCACAGGTACGCAGTCCGCGGATACGTCGCTGACACTGCTCCCTCCACTTCAATCTTCACACCGGAGATGCCCCGGCTGATTGCGCTCTCGGTCATGAAGCTACGGTAATCACACGGAACAGGCCTAACAGGCCGTCTGTCATATATAAACAACAAAAAAATAAGGGGAAGAAAACCAATGCAGCGAAATTTTGAAGAGATAACAAAAGAATTAATAATGCTGCCCAAACGGGAACGACTAGAAATAGTCCGATTTCTCTTATTTCTTGATAGTAGATCTTTGGATACCGATATTGAATCTGCATGGGAAGAAGAGATAATGGATAGGGTCCGTGCTGTTGATGAAGGAAAAGCCACTGGTATTGATTACAATAAAGCAATGAGAGAAATTGAACAACGGTTTATATCATGAATATCATAATACTCCAGCAGGCATTTGAGGAATTGAAAGATGCAATAGCTTATTATGAAGAACAACAGTCTGGATTAGGACTAAAGTTTAAAGAAGAAGCAGACCAGCATATCAATTGGATTTTAAGCAATCCAACTGTCCCACGACTCCGAAAACGAAGTTACCGTCGCGTCAATCTAAGAGTTTTTCCATACTATATAGCGTACATAATTCGAGGAGAAATTTTGTAGATTCTTGCTATAGCACATGGGCATCGTAAGCCGGGATACTGGATAAATAGAGAGAAGGGAATCAGCTAACAAAAGATTACACCTGATGGCTAAAGACCGGGGCTTTTTAGAAGATTTGTAGCTGTTCAAAATTCGTCGCTTTTTAGTCTATTTTCAGCAATTACCCGCCATAGGTGAATCTTAACGTTAGCCCGCCGGAGGATGACAGGAATGGATACGCGAGAAAGGTTTCGGGGTTGTCTACTTGGTTTGGCTGTGGGCGACGCGGTTGGCACGACCGTTGAGTTTCGACCGCGGGGAACATTCGAACCTTTGCGCGATATGATAGGCGGAGGGCCTTTCAATCTTCTGCCCGGCCAATGGACCGATGATACTTCCATGGCCCTTTGCCTCGCCACCAGTCTAATTGAACGCAACGGGTTTGACGCACGAGATCAGATGGAACGCTACTGCCGCTGGGCTGACCAGGGATATCTGAGCAGCACCGGTGCGTGCTTTGACATCGGCAACACTGTGGCCTCGGCACTTCGGCGATTCCGCCGGACCGGAGAGCCTTTCGCCGGATCCACCGACCCGCTATCCGCTGGAAACGGATGCATCATGCGATTGGCGCCCATTCCGATGTTCTTCTTCCCAGATTTGGAAGCTGCAGAGCGATACGGAGCAGAGAGTTCCCGAACCACCCATGGCGCGACGGAGTGTGTGGATGCCTGTCGTCTGCTCACACGCATCATCTGCCGTGCGTTACAGGGAAGGCCGAAGAATGAAGTCGCGCTCGGTGACAGTGGGTCGTTTGCCGGGGAAGAAAAGATCGTGGCGATTGCCAGAGGAGACTATCGGGCAAAGTCCGCAGAGGGCATTCGCGGTTCCGGATACGTTGTGGAGAGTCTTGAGGCAGCCATGTGGTGCTTCACTCGCGCTGAGAGTTTCGAGGAGGCGATTCTCATGGCCGCCAATCTAGGCGGTGATGCCGACACGACAGCAGCCATATGCGGACAAGTCACTGGAGCATACTACGGCAAGTCGGGCATCCCGGCTGGATGGTTGGAGCGACTGGCCCTGCGCTCGGAGATCATGCGCCTTGCAGACCAACTATATGGCAGACAAGGTAAGAAAGACGCGGGCTAACCCGAGCGTTTTATATATAAGGAGTAATCAGATGACAGTCGAAGAGCGTTACAGAGAAAGTTACAAGACAGGCTATACCCCTTGGGACGTCGGACAACCAGATTTTAATCTTATCGAAGTTGTAACAACAAAGCCTATTCAGAGCTGCAAAGTTTTAGATATTGGCTGTGGAACCGGAGACAATTCAATATGGCTTG comes from the Desulfotomaculum sp. genome and includes:
- a CDS encoding ADP-ribosylglycohydrolase encodes the protein MDTRERFRGCLLGLAVGDAVGTTVEFRPRGTFEPLRDMIGGGPFNLLPGQWTDDTSMALCLATSLIERNGFDARDQMERYCRWADQGYLSSTGACFDIGNTVASALRRFRRTGEPFAGSTDPLSAGNGCIMRLAPIPMFFFPDLEAAERYGAESSRTTHGATECVDACRLLTRIICRALQGRPKNEVALGDSGSFAGEEKIVAIARGDYRAKSAEGIRGSGYVVESLEAAMWCFTRAESFEEAILMAANLGGDADTTAAICGQVTGAYYGKSGIPAGWLERLALRSEIMRLADQLYGRQGKKDAG
- a CDS encoding addiction module toxin RelE, giving the protein MNIIILQQAFEELKDAIAYYEEQQSGLGLKFKEEADQHINWILSNPTVPRLRKRSYRRVNLRVFPYYIAYIIRGEIL